GCTATTCGTGGTGCCGGTCTTTTATCCGGCGGTCCCGATGGACAGGCCCAGGATCCGGGCTACCGTCATGGCTTCCTTCTCGGACGACGACCTCAATGGAGCGTTGAAGGTCTTCGAGCAGCTGGCCGCCGCCCGGTCGGCGGCCTCGGTCCGGTCGCCGAGCCGCTCGCCGGGGGGTGTTCGGCGGGGGAATCCGGAAAAAACCGGGGGAGCGATCTTCGATTTCGGCCTGGGATCGCCATGAAGCTCCTGATGGCCAGTCTCTGTTGAGGAATCACGCCGGCCTGCCACGCGCTGAGAACCGATCGACTCCGGCCCGCCACGACGATGAGGAACTGATTGTGATGAAGCTCCGAAGTCTCCTTGATGTGCGAGCATCGTTCCCCTGTCCCCCCGCCGACCATTGCCGGCCTGACGGCCAATCCCGCTCGGGCGATTCCGTCATGAGGTCCGGAGGTTCTGGAACGGCTCGTCTCCGAGACGTATCGAAGCTCCGAGGAGCCGCCTGATCGAAGGGGATCACCCGGATTGAGGTTCCTTCCGGGGCGCGAACTCCGGGCGCGATCACGACTTGATCAGATCCCAACGCGACGCGGCGATCGTGCCGAAGGCGATGAGCGGGCCCCAGGCCGCGATCATTGGCGTCAGGACGCCGTTGCTGCCGAGATACTGCGCGACGTTGATCGTTGCGTAATAGGCCGCCGACGCGCCGAGCGAGAAGCCGAGGTTGATGAACGTGTTCCGCCCCTCGCCCCCGAGGATCAAGGGCAAGGACAGGAACAGCAAGGCCATGCCCATCAACGGCCGAAGCATTCGCATGTGCAAGTAGACGGCAATCTCGGTCTTTTCCGGGTCGTTCACCGGGTCGGACAGCGCGGTGATCAGCTCGGGGGTTGAGGCGTAGCGGAACCACTGGCGATGGTCTCTCGTGATGGCCTGGAACGTCACCCGAGACTTCAGGAACAGCGTTCGCCCTCCCAGGTCCTCCATGCCATCGAGCGACGGCGGGAACCCGTCGAGGTCTTTGCTGGCGTCCAACTCGACGAGATAGTCCGGGTCAATCGGCGCCTCGGGAGGGCTGACCCGAGCCCGTCGCAGCAGCCAGCCGCCGGTCTGGGGGGCGGTCGGGTGGTCTTCGGGAATGTAGGTCGCCTCGGCCGCATCCACACTGCCGAATGATCCGATGACGGGCATTGGCATGAAGGCGTGGAACTTGGTCACGGTCTGAGAGACCGGATCGCCCTGGCCGCTCGCGCCGACGGAAACGCCGTTGCGGTCTTCCCGGCTGTGGAATTGCACCATTTTTCGGCCATCGAAGTGGTCGGGGGGCTGTTGCAGCTCGTCGGCGACCTCGGGCATGATCCATTCCTGGTTGACGACCGCCAGGGCGTTGACCAGGCAGGCCGAGACGAGAATCGGCCGGATCACGCGTTTCGTGCCGATTCCGGCGGCGAGCATGGCCAGCAGCTCGTTGTTGCGCTGCATCCAGGTGGCCGTGAAGACGGCGGCCATCATGGCGATCACCCCGCTGAGCCGATCGAAGAACAGGCTCGTGCGGACGAGGTAGAAGCGGCCCATCTTCTGGAACAGACCGAGGCCGCTGGCGACCTTGGCGAACTCGTCAAGGTTCGCGAAGGCGTCGATCACAACGATCAGGCCCACGAGCGAGACGAAGCAGATGATGTAGGCCTTCACGAACGCCCAGTAGCGCTGCCTGTCCAGGATCCGCAGCATCCGGTCCCTCCGTGGACCTCAAAGGTCCGACCGATCGAGCATCCTTGCCCTTTCGAGCGTCCATCATCGCCGCGCCGCGCTGCGATGCCTCGACCGACCCAATCAATGCCGCAGCACCGGCCGCAAGACCATGCCGCAGAGGATCGCCAATACGAGGTTCCCCGCCCAGAGGGCGAGCAACGGATTGAGCATCCCCTCTTTGCCCAGGTTCACGCCAACGAGGGTCAGCGGATAGTAGATGAGAATGATCGGCATGAAGCAGACCATGAAGGCGCTGAGGAAGTCTCCCCTGGCCCGCCAGATGCCCACCGGCACGCCGATCAAGACGAAGAACAAGGGGCTGAAGGCCAGGGCCACCCGCATGTGCTTCTCGGTTTCGAGCTTGTCGTACCGTTGATCCCAGTAGAGCGCGTCGTTGTAGGTGGCCCGGATCGCCGGCCAGTTGACCAGCCTCGGCCGCCCCGAGGCGATCCAGAGGGACGCGGCGATCGACTGCCGGTTCCGCTCCTCGACCGACCGGCTGAGGCACTCGGCCTGCTCCTCGAT
Above is a genomic segment from Tautonia marina containing:
- a CDS encoding LptF/LptG family permease, whose translation is MLRILDRQRYWAFVKAYIICFVSLVGLIVVIDAFANLDEFAKVASGLGLFQKMGRFYLVRTSLFFDRLSGVIAMMAAVFTATWMQRNNELLAMLAAGIGTKRVIRPILVSACLVNALAVVNQEWIMPEVADELQQPPDHFDGRKMVQFHSREDRNGVSVGASGQGDPVSQTVTKFHAFMPMPVIGSFGSVDAAEATYIPEDHPTAPQTGGWLLRRARVSPPEAPIDPDYLVELDASKDLDGFPPSLDGMEDLGGRTLFLKSRVTFQAITRDHRQWFRYASTPELITALSDPVNDPEKTEIAVYLHMRMLRPLMGMALLFLSLPLILGGEGRNTFINLGFSLGASAAYYATINVAQYLGSNGVLTPMIAAWGPLIAFGTIAASRWDLIKS